DNA sequence from the Kazachstania africana CBS 2517 chromosome 4, complete genome genome:
GAAGTTCAATTTGAACTAAAGTCGCCCGCCAGTCCCAGTTTTCTAATTAATGAGTTAGGTGGGGTAACCCGCACTTAGGCcgcaatttcaaaatttcaatgtctTGGTGGGAAGAGcgaaaaagaagaacaagtGAATGgtttgatttatatatagaCGAGATATTATTGCAAGCTTTACGGACAAGCGCTAAGTACCAATGTCATACAACCCATACGCATATGCGCCTGATAATGGCCAACCGGTGACTGATAGATTTGCACAACACCCTCAGGCTCAGCAACAAACCAATGAATTGCCAAAACAGCCAAGTCCAGgaaacaatttcaaattacaTGATCCAAGAAACACAATGGCTTTCCAATTAGGTCAGTCGGCATTTTCGAATTTCATAGGTCAggaaaatttcaatcaattcCAAGAGACTGTGATGAATAGGGCAAATACTTCTATGATTTCTCactattttcaagtttcCACATCTTACGTTTTAACCAAGATGAAACTGATTTTAATTCCATTTCTAAACAAGAACAATTGGGCTCGTATCATGAACGGCAACGGTAGCTTCCTGACACCAGTAGAAGATGCTAATTCCCCTGATCTTTACATTCCAATTATGGGGTTAATCACATACATCTTAATCTGGAACATTAAGGAAGGTTTGAATGGATCTTTTAACCCTGAAAATCTATACTATAAATTATCATCTACCTTGGCATTTGTCACTTTGGATTTAATAATCCTGAAAATTGGATTATATTTATTAGTCAATACCAATTCTCCAGTCACAAGCATCTTAGAATTGACATGTTATGTAGGTTACAAATTCATCCCACTGAGTATTGTCTTATTGTGCCCTGTCGATCCAAAATGGGTTGTGCTCATCGCTAAGATGTATTTATTCATATCATTAGGTGTTTTCCTGCTTAGatctatcaaattcaatctATTCATTGGTGACAACAATGATATCAATACAGTGAGTAAATCAGTAGTGAAAAAATGTAACTATTTTCTATTTGTATACGGATTCTTCTGGCAAAGTATATTAATGTGGTTGATGGGATAGAGTTCAAGAATGATAAAAGACAGTTGGAAAGCTAAAAGAGTACAATCAATACAACTAACAGCAGTGTATATTATCCTACTCACACATGCGCAGTCATTCTGCGTACTAAAAAGCTCTGTATATAGCgttttcactttttttttaaaactCAAGTAATAAAAACTCAACCTGACCCATGCGCTGTCAAACAGACTTTTCATGCAGGGTTCTCTTGtataactttttttcaataaacGACCAGCAAGTTAACTTCCGTTAATCTAAAAGAGGTGTTTTTTTTAAACCGACTTGCATTCCAAAGAGAGGAAAATCCGGCAGCCGTGAAACTCATCATCCACGCGTTCGTGGTGGCACTGGTTGTAAGGTCCTTGCAGCTTCCCAAAAATTTAGAGCTCCGTGCAGTTCTACTCAAGAGATTGTCGGTTGAATAGTTGGCTTACTGTTCCAACGTCTTCCACTTTCTCCATGGAACAATGATTTgtcaatatcaattttttttttttttttacacTAAATTAGTATTGAGGGAATTCTTGTTGTATCCATCCATCTCATCTCAAATCTATATAAACATACACAAGCCGTGGTATTGCAACGTAAATATATCAACTCTCATCTCTGGcttcttaatttttttgtagGACTATCAACTGAAATAAAATAGACGTTAAAGATGGGTCTATTCTCTAAGAAGGCAGAACTTAATACTCCAAATACCAATAAAGATCAActtattaaaattgatcaagTGTTTCCATTAACCAATAGATCGCATCCACCTAAGAGACTGCGTAAATTGACAGAGGAACAATTCAGCAAGTACAATGAGGTTCTTTCTCattttaaagatgaatCGCTTACTTTGCCAATTTCTACAGATCCCTCATCTGATAAACTTCCTTTAAATTCTTGGGAAATGTTTTGGCTTTCTCGAGAATGCATATATAGATACTTGAAAGCTCAGAAATGGAATGTCGCTAATGCTATAAAGGCTCTTACGAACACACTAACATGGAGAAGAGAAAGTGGCCTTGTTAAAGGTATAAATAAGCAATTAGatccaaatgaaattggAATCGAAAACGAAACAGGTAAAGAAGTTATTTTGGGCTACGATTACAGTGACCGCCCCGTATTCTACATGAGAAACGGTAGACAAAATACTGAATCCTCCTTTAGACAAGTTCAACATTTAATCTTCATGGCCGAAAGAACCGTCATGCTATGCCCACAAGGTGTCGATTCAATGAGTGTACTAGTtgatttcaagaaatataaaGGCCCAGGTATCATCAGTGACAAAGCACCTCCTGTTTCAATAGCAAAGGCTTGTTTAGGCGCGTTTGAAAATCATTATCCAGAAAGACTGGGAAGAATGTTGTTCACTAACATTCCTTGGTTCATTTGGGCTTTTATCAAGTTAATGTACCCATTTTTGGATCCAGATACAAAAGAGAAGGTCGTTTTCGATGAACCATTCGAAAAATACGTTGATCCAAAACAATTAGACTCTCTTTATAACGGTTTAGTGGACTTCCAATACAGCCATAAACTTTACTGGCCAGATTTTGTCGAAAAGACAGAAGCACTTTACCAAAAACAATATGAGAGATTTGTCAAATTTGGCGGTGTGATTGGTCTAAGTGAATTCGACTTCAAGGGAGACCACGACGAAATGATCTACCCTGTTGATTGTGACATGACTAAGATATAGATTACTGCATCCCACCTTGCCATTTCTTTATACAGACATCTGCATATAATGcttaataaattcttttaaatatatatatatatatattgatatATTGCAGTATATTACGGCGAGCCTAgttaaaaaaatgaaagttAAATATTACGACCTTAGACATTTCAAAGCGGATCTCAATAATAGAATTAAGGACAATAGGAATGTCAGTTAGAGCTAATAACACTTACCAAGTATGCTAAATTTACATATGtattgataatttatttcaaagttgCTGGTTACTAACGTATTTTTCGAATGAGTTACTCCTCAGATCAAGCTTAAAACATGTCTCAAAATGTGTATTCAGAGGCTGAGATACGCTCAGGATAAACAGCAGGCCTTGGCCAAAAAGTATAGAAGAGATGTAGCTCAATTGTTGGTTGATAGCAAGGAAACTAAGGCTCATTATCGTGTGGAATCACTGATTAGTGACGATGTTCATATCGAACTATTAGAAATCCTAGAATTGTATTGTGAATTGCTACTTGCCAGAATAAATATTCTCGTTAGCATAAATGACGAAGCTGAATTAATTGCAGAACACACTGAAGATGGAATTAATGAAGCAGTAAGATGTCTGGTGTTCTCCACACTCTATGTCAGTGAAATCAAGGAGCTGaatcaattaaaagatttattaGTCCTTAAATTTGGTAATGATTTTGCAATGGCTATTGtaagtgaaaaaattggtgTACCTGATAAAGTTCAAGTAAAATGTTCACCACGTATACCCTCTGATGATTTAGTTACCTTATATTTGAAGGAGATTGCTCGTACTTACGATGCCCCCTATAGCAAGCTGTCAGACACAGAGAGTGAAGGTGAcgaagaagaggaggaagaagaggaggaagaagagaTAGAGAACGAGAAGGATGGTGATACGAATGACGGTAAACCTATCATTGCTGTTGATAATGATGTAAAGTACGATACCGATGAAAAACATCCAATTATTGTTAGAAAACCAAAACATAATAGtgaaaatttacaaaatagtCTAAAAATACCAAAGgatatcaaaaaagaaGTGAAAGTGATCCATCAAAAACAACAGAAACTAACATCAAAGAAAgaggatgatgaattagaggaactgaaaaaaagatttgaCGCTTTACGTAGAtgatttttgatatatatCTATTCATGGTACATATGTGTAATAAgaaaatgtatatattattagttTGATGCGTGTTTTCatagttgaaaaatatgtatataCTCATGCCTCCAAGCAAACAAGTTGCTTACCCTAACTATAAATACCTTGTGTGATCAATTGGAATTGATCATACAATCTAGTATACATACTTCCAACTGACTTGCCAATTAAGAAAGTTTCAACAAAGTCGTCaacatcttcttcctttaAGTCTAAATGGAATCTTTGTCTTAATTGAACACTTGTTTGATCGCCTGCCTCAAAACAAGGTTGCATGTTATCCTTTTGCATAATTTCACacattgaaataatttgacTTGAGTGTCTTCTTAATGCCTTAAAGCCCTCAATGGTTAAactcttgaattttttgtatAGCTCACCATCAAGACCACCTAATAAGTCAATATATTCATAGGTCAATTTGAATGGTGCGGCTTCAAAACCAACAGAACCTGGTGAGTTCGACAACATGAAACCAAAATCGATATGTACAACATGACCTTCATTGTCAATCATAATATTACCATTATGTCTATCTTTAACCCTTAGAATGTAACAAATTATGGAATATGCAGCTAATGAGCATGCAAAATTGTCCTGTGCTCTCCtgtatttgaaagaatttggaTCACCAAATGTACGCGAAAAATGATCACGTATACTTGCAATATAGCCacttttttcatcaatatcaccGTCttctatcatttttttagtCAACGACTTCTTTATACTATGTACAGATATGGCGTTTGTAATTGTCTCCACTAAACCAGTAGTAGCACTTGTAATTAATATTCTCATCTTTTTAACCCAaatatcaactttttctttggcCCATATATTTGCCATCGCTTGAATCAATTGACAAGCAAATGCTTCTTGTCTTAAATCATCACCAGATTTTGCAATAACAGAACATAAATCCCAGTTTTCCAAATGCCCGAATTCCGAGGTGTTACgaattctttcttttttggtAATCCAGTCTTCTCCTAAATATGATGTATCGATACCCCCTGTCATTAAATCGTTTTCTAATTTACGCTCACCTGCAGTCCCGTGAATTAATTCTAAATCATGGTAACCGAACTTATCTTGGACATCCTTCATCGACTTGATAATTTGAGCACGAATTTCGCTAGTTGAGCCTGAAAGTTCTTGTGGGGAAGCGTCTAATTGGGCAAGCATTAATGCAGAAATACGCATTTGGTCTGCCAGCTCATCCGTCTTATTGTATGAGATTCTTTGCATGGACTTCCTTTCATCTGTGGACACTAACTTATCCATATTTGGAGCAAACCTCAACTCAGGATTCCTGTCGAAGGAGTTTGAAGGTATTATTGGGACTTGTGCTGCCTTTTGTAAGACAACTGATGTTCTATAAGCCTCTACATCACTTTGATTCTTGACACGAACAATAGACATATCACCTAAATCCATTTCCTTTTGTGCATCAGATGCATGGACTGAACGGCTTGAGTCTTGGTTCGAAAAGGTCCTGGTTGAGTTATCATTTGAAGCATCATTAATTCCAGCCAATTCAGTTAGCCTTGAGATATcctcattatttttcttcttactCAAGTAattcaaatcaaacaaTGGATAGCCCTTAGAAAAGTTACTTTTCCTTAATGTGTCTATATTATCTTCAACAGTAGgatcaaaatcaaaatcgTCACTCAAGTATTCAATTAATAGAAGATAAGGAACTTTCTCTGCAGAATTCAGCACCTGTGCTTCACTAGCTGTCAGTTGTACAATTCTATGTAATTTTCCCTTCTTATTTGGCGGAAGAAGTGTTGGAATATCTACTTCTGCTGGTAGATCTCTGTTCATCAAAGATAATTCGGCACGCAATGCACTCAATCTAGCCTCAGTTGGGACTTGGGCTAATCTTTGAGAGATTGACTCCAACGCAATTGCAAATTGTGTCTCGCAACGGAAGTAATTAGCTTTTAAcattttaatttttctggTAGTTGGAATGTTACTTACATCGACTTCCTTTGGCAATTGGCTTGGGATCTTTGGTAAAGAATGAAGGACACTATGTGTATGAGAGCGTGATAGGAACGGTTTTGACTTTTCCTCGGATGTGTTTGAATGCATTGGTACAGTTGTATGCAAATCAGGCATTGaatttgtatatttttcatgAGCTTCAGAAAATAAGATATTGTTTTCGACATCttctaaatcatcatcactattCGGGCGGGTATTTATTACACTACTGTCTTCACTCTGGTGATAGCTATCTAAGTATTGTGAAGTTGGTATATGTGAATTGTCCTTGTCGATAAGTTTATCCTCATAAGTTCTATGAACGGACGAGTTATCAAGCATTTTAGGCTTTCTCTTTGGTAACTTAATAGACGAAGATATTTTATCCTCAAAGACTTGTTTTCCTATATGATCTATAATATCGAGATCTAATGAACGTTCGAATTCTGTCTTTTGTTTTGGTTTTCTAAATAGAGCATCCTCTCTTGTCATGGTACCTTCAACGAGGTCAACCGGTGATGCAGGCATTGAGTATGCACTTGGGCCACTTGACTGTCTCTTattctttgaagattttttatttagtAGCGTATTTTTCAACGTGATATTTTTAGTAAAGTCCTTCATTGCATTTCTAGCCAATTTAAAGACATATGCCTTTTGTCTTTTACCTTGCGATTCTACCAATGGTTTTGTCGAAACACTCATTTGAGGAAGGGCTATACTTGCCATCATCATTGAAGTCAATATGAGAGCTGGAGCTACATTTTCATGCATTTTCACACTCtttatttccttttctaTGATGTTAGTACTAAACAATGATGATTGTAGATCATTTAGAACTCTTCTCGCCACTTGGAACCCGTAGGATTCTGGATCTGTGGAAAGATCAGTCAAAAGAGCTTGTAATTGCCAGAACGTGAGTAAAGCGAAATGAGGGTTttcattcttcaatttcaaaagtaaaTCTTCCAATGCCACTGATTCAGTTTCCACTGTAAGTAAGATCTGAACAAGTTGTGGGATATAGAATTGCAATTCGCTGTGAGGGAAAGTGAGTAACTTTTGACAAAGATGGTAATGGATACCGATATTGTCGGCGTGTTGACAGAGCAATTCGATGCAGTTATAGAGTGAGAAGTTCTGTGAATTGATTAGACTCAGAAGAGATTCATTTTGCAATGTGTTACCATTTTGAATGACGGTGACAGTTCTATCTTGAGTATTGTCTATCTGTTCACCACCGGCACTCATGttgtaaaaaattcaatgacGTTCCCAATGGTCTGCGATACGGGTATGGGGTGGATTAGGATACGGATGGATAGATCAGGGAATTGAAATGGTAGTTTGAAATTAGCAGCTTAATTCCCACACAtgttatattttttttttttcttcaacataaagtgttttcatttttctttggatcAATTTAATATGGTAACCCTCACTTGGTGtctaaaaaaagaaaattttttgtttgcaTATGAAGTTTATTTAATACGTGAACatatattaatatataaaaaagtCTACTAAATAATTTATAGAGAAGGATGTTAGTAATGCTGTAAAAATGGatggaaaaaatataatttatcttgttattataaaaaaaggTTTCTGACTATGCAATGGCAGCCCAGAATTTATCCCAGATGGTCTTTGGTTCGTCATCTTCCCAAATagcatcttcaatttctcttcTGTCAGAATCGATATCGACATCTTCTAACTTCCAAAGGAATCTACATCTGTAGTATAGTTGAGCACCAATGAAGACGACTGCTAATAAGATTAAGGATATGTAGTCTGTGAAGAAAGTGGTGACATCGAAATGAGGACTGAATGCTTGGAAACCTTGAAcgaagatgatgacgaagaCCCAGAATGCAGCGTAATATGAACCCCATGGCATGAATTTAGCTTTGAATGGTAAATCGTCTCTTGAGATACCACGCTGTTTCAATACTTGCATGAATCTGACATGAGCCAATGAAATGAATAACCAAGCACATAAACCAGCTAGAGTGGAGATATCAACTAACCAATTAAAAGCGGTGTTTGCATTGTTATCGACTACAAGGAAGGCTAATAGACCCAACAGAGAAGTACAAATGACACCCATGAATGGGACACCTTGTCTTGTGACTCTTGCAAAAATCTTTGGGGCGACTTTTGTATGTGCTAAAGAATAGAGAACACGAGAGCCGACGTAGACATTTGAATTGGCGGCAGATAAGACAGTGACCATGACGATAGCGTTAAAGATGTCTGGTAGGATTTTTGTACCGGCATTTTCGATGGAGATAACGAATGGAGAGGAAGCGATGACAGTTGTATCATCAGATAGACGGCTGTCAGTGAATGGTACTAATAAACCGATAAAGAAGAGGGACATGATGTAGAATAATACGATTCTGAAGACGACTTTGTTGATTGCTCTTGGAACGGTTTTTCTTGGGTTAGCGGCTTCACCTGCAGTGATACCTACTAATTCAGTACCTTGATAAGTGAAAGCAGCATTGATTAGAGATGCGACCCAACCTAGGAATCTACCTTCATATTTACTGCTGTAGATTGGTTCACCGTCAGAAGTTAGACCATTACCCCAAGCACCTGGATTTCTCCAATAACGGAAACCGATTGGACCTTGTTTCTTTGAACCACCGCAGACGATGATTAGAGCGTAGAGTAAGTAACCGACAATGGCAATAACTTTCATGAAAGCGACCCAGAATTCGACTTCCCCATAGACTTTAACTGGGAAGAAATTCATTAAAGTGACTAGAACCCAAAATATTGCGATCCATGCAGCTAATGGGACCGCATCAGTCCAGTATTGAATGACTTGACCTACGACGGAGATTTCTACTGCAAAAGTGATTGCCCAATTGAACCAATACATGTAACCATTAGCTACACCGAATGCAGGAGATAAGAATCTTTGTGAAAAGACGGTGATAGAAGAAGTGACAGGGATGAAAGTAGCCATTTCACCTAATGCTTGAGTGACAAAATAGACAATAGAACCCATGAAAATGTAGGCGATAAGAGCACCGACGGGACCTGCATCAGCTAAGGGGGTGGCAATACCGACAAAAAGACCGGTACCGATAGTACCACCCAGGGCGATCATACCGATATGTCTCTGTTTCAATTCTCTTTTAACTTGTTTATCTTCATAATCTGCTTCTTCTGCGTCTTCATCGTGTTCAGGTTCTACTCTTGATCTTGAATAGGCATGAGTCAATGAAGCCAACTCACTATTAggtattttcttcttgatgGAATTATCTTTACTATCATTATGTTGTATTTcgatgatttcaaaattatcataACTTGTTGTTGAATCATCATTAGACTCGGTAGAGTCTTCATTTCTCTTTGACcttattatatttcttaatATGGGCATGATATATGTGTTGTTAATGGTTTTTGATGAGTAGTAGTAGTGATAATAACAGTAACAGTAACAGTAACAATAACAGTGATTATGATGATAAAAGATGTGTTACTTTTataatagaagaaaaaatagaatTTAGTTTTTCCTTTCCTCGACTTGGGCGACGAGACTAGTAAAAAGCATCATcgagaaagaaatttgtcATTCCATTTTAACGAGAGAAATTGCATTgctaaaaatgaaaagttttcatctttttccAACGGAAAAAGCCGCCATTTCGTTTCTTTTGCT
Encoded proteins:
- the YIF1 gene encoding protein transporter YIF1 (similar to Saccharomyces cerevisiae YIF1 (YNL263C); ancestral locus Anc_1.93), with translation MSYNPYAYAPDNGQPVTDRFAQHPQAQQQTNELPKQPSPGNNFKLHDPRNTMAFQLGQSAFSNFIGQENFNQFQETVMNRANTSMISHYFQVSTSYVLTKMKLILIPFLNKNNWARIMNGNGSFLTPVEDANSPDLYIPIMGLITYILIWNIKEGLNGSFNPENLYYKLSSTLAFVTLDLIILKIGLYLLVNTNSPVTSILELTCYVGYKFIPLSIVLLCPVDPKWVVLIAKMYLFISLGVFLLRSIKFNLFIGDNNDINTVSKSVVKKCNYFLFVYGFFWQSILMWLMG
- the PDR17 gene encoding phosphatidylinositol transporter (similar to Saccharomyces cerevisiae PDR17 (YNL264C); ancestral locus Anc_1.91), whose protein sequence is MGLFSKKAELNTPNTNKDQLIKIDQVFPLTNRSHPPKRLRKLTEEQFSKYNEVLSHFKDESLTLPISTDPSSDKLPLNSWEMFWLSRECIYRYLKAQKWNVANAIKALTNTLTWRRESGLVKGINKQLDPNEIGIENETGKEVILGYDYSDRPVFYMRNGRQNTESSFRQVQHLIFMAERTVMLCPQGVDSMSVLVDFKKYKGPGIISDKAPPVSIAKACLGAFENHYPERLGRMLFTNIPWFIWAFIKLMYPFLDPDTKEKVVFDEPFEKYVDPKQLDSLYNGLVDFQYSHKLYWPDFVEKTEALYQKQYERFVKFGGVIGLSEFDFKGDHDEMIYPVDCDMTKI
- the IST1 gene encoding Ist1p (similar to Saccharomyces cerevisiae IST1 (YNL265C); ancestral locus Anc_1.87) is translated as MSVRANNTYQIKLKTCLKMCIQRLRYAQDKQQALAKKYRRDVAQLLVDSKETKAHYRVESLISDDVHIELLEILELYCELLLARINILVSINDEAELIAEHTEDGINEAVRCLVFSTLYVSEIKELNQLKDLLVLKFGNDFAMAIVSEKIGVPDKVQVKCSPRIPSDDLVTLYLKEIARTYDAPYSKLSDTESEGDEEEEEEEEEEEIENEKDGDTNDGKPIIAVDNDVKYDTDEKHPIIVRKPKHNSENLQNSLKIPKDIKKEVKVIHQKQQKLTSKKEDDELEELKKRFDALRR
- the PIK1 gene encoding 1-phosphatidylinositol 4-kinase (similar to Saccharomyces cerevisiae PIK1 (YNL267W); ancestral locus Anc_1.85) gives rise to the protein MSAGGEQIDNTQDRTVTVIQNGNTLQNESLLSLINSQNFSLYNCIELLCQHADNIGIHYHLCQKLLTFPHSELQFYIPQLVQILLTVETESVALEDLLLKLKNENPHFALLTFWQLQALLTDLSTDPESYGFQVARRVLNDLQSSLFSTNIIEKEIKSVKMHENVAPALILTSMMMASIALPQMSVSTKPLVESQGKRQKAYVFKLARNAMKDFTKNITLKNTLLNKKSSKNKRQSSGPSAYSMPASPVDLVEGTMTREDALFRKPKQKTEFERSLDLDIIDHIGKQVFEDKISSSIKLPKRKPKMLDNSSVHRTYEDKLIDKDNSHIPTSQYLDSYHQSEDSSVINTRPNSDDDLEDVENNILFSEAHEKYTNSMPDLHTTVPMHSNTSEEKSKPFLSRSHTHSVLHSLPKIPSQLPKEVDVSNIPTTRKIKMLKANYFRCETQFAIALESISQRLAQVPTEARLSALRAELSLMNRDLPAEVDIPTLLPPNKKGKLHRIVQLTASEAQVLNSAEKVPYLLLIEYLSDDFDFDPTVEDNIDTLRKSNFSKGYPLFDLNYLSKKKNNEDISRLTELAGINDASNDNSTRTFSNQDSSRSVHASDAQKEMDLGDMSIVRVKNQSDVEAYRTSVVLQKAAQVPIIPSNSFDRNPELRFAPNMDKLVSTDERKSMQRISYNKTDELADQMRISALMLAQLDASPQELSGSTSEIRAQIIKSMKDVQDKFGYHDLELIHGTAGERKLENDLMTGGIDTSYLGEDWITKKERIRNTSEFGHLENWDLCSVIAKSGDDLRQEAFACQLIQAMANIWAKEKVDIWVKKMRILITSATTGLVETITNAISVHSIKKSLTKKMIEDGDIDEKSGYIASIRDHFSRTFGDPNSFKYRRAQDNFACSLAAYSIICYILRVKDRHNGNIMIDNEGHVVHIDFGFMLSNSPGSVGFEAAPFKLTYEYIDLLGGLDGELYKKFKSLTIEGFKALRRHSSQIISMCEIMQKDNMQPCFEAGDQTSVQLRQRFHLDLKEEDVDDFVETFLIGKSVGSMYTRLYDQFQLITQGIYS
- the LYP1 gene encoding lysine permease (similar to Saccharomyces cerevisiae ALP1 (YNL270C) and CAN1 (YEL063C); ancestral locus Anc_1.83); amino-acid sequence: MPILRNIIRSKRNEDSTESNDDSTTSYDNFEIIEIQHNDSKDNSIKKKIPNSELASLTHAYSRSRVEPEHDEDAEEADYEDKQVKRELKQRHIGMIALGGTIGTGLFVGIATPLADAGPVGALIAYIFMGSIVYFVTQALGEMATFIPVTSSITVFSQRFLSPAFGVANGYMYWFNWAITFAVEISVVGQVIQYWTDAVPLAAWIAIFWVLVTLMNFFPVKVYGEVEFWVAFMKVIAIVGYLLYALIIVCGGSKKQGPIGFRYWRNPGAWGNGLTSDGEPIYSSKYEGRFLGWVASLINAAFTYQGTELVGITAGEAANPRKTVPRAINKVVFRIVLFYIMSLFFIGLLVPFTDSRLSDDTTVIASSPFVISIENAGTKILPDIFNAIVMVTVLSAANSNVYVGSRVLYSLAHTKVAPKIFARVTRQGVPFMGVICTSLLGLLAFLVVDNNANTAFNWLVDISTLAGLCAWLFISLAHVRFMQVLKQRGISRDDLPFKAKFMPWGSYYAAFWVFVIIFVQGFQAFSPHFDVTTFFTDYISLILLAVVFIGAQLYYRCRFLWKLEDVDIDSDRREIEDAIWEDDEPKTIWDKFWAAIA